In the Oreochromis aureus strain Israel breed Guangdong linkage group 14, ZZ_aureus, whole genome shotgun sequence genome, one interval contains:
- the rap1gap2a gene encoding rap1 GTPase-activating protein 2a isoform X2 — protein sequence MLRRRSVSFGGFGWIDKSTLSALKARKQELLNISNVPLGECPPSPPRTAPPSMKSAEFFDMLEKMQDDYIPYPRIEDVLEKGGPYPQVILPQFGGYWIEDVEAPAGTPSSSESSFCEEEDGGEGMSPGGGHSYRLECNSTARAYRKHFLGKEHMNYYCTGSSIGNLIMSLKHEEAEGQEFLRIMLRSRTKTVHDRISLAGLNQLPSVPQIAKVFCDDATGMKFNPVLYPRGSQLIVAYDEHEVNNTFKFGVIYQKFGQTSEEELFGNNEETPAFKEFLSILGDTVELQDFKGFRGGLDVSHGQTGSESVYTVFRQREIMFHVSTKLPFTEGDVQQLQRKRHIGNDIVAAVFQEEPTPFVPDMIASNFLHAYVLVQAENPCTEHTTYKVSVTAREDVPSFGPPLPNPAIFKKGPEFRDFLLTKLINAENACYKSDKFAKLEGRTRAALLDNLHDELHRQSQSALGLGQVGEEDKLENGGHGGLLESFKRAMRVRSHSMETMVGSHRHRSPGVGGGVPASLSGGGLPQSTSECTKSTFTPPVLSAKSPLKSPVKRRSGLFPRLHSSTETSDKHTRGDQKFAESCSLSQDVKSETSSNPSSPEICPNKERPFVKLKECGGGRQNISRSSSSTSSFSSTTGETEALEELETASHPSIASSSAFSPALNIESQGSCTPVIMCRSPTDGKTKTSPRSNLKFRFDKMSHSSTTSE from the exons GAAACAGGAGCTGCTGAACATCTCCAACGTCCCTTTAGGAGAATGTCCCCCATCACCACCCCGCACTGCACCACCCAGCATGAAG TCCGCAGAGTTCTTCGACATGCTGGAAAAGATGCAG gatGACTATATCCCCTACCCACGGATAGAAGAT GTCCTAGAGAAGGGTGGTCCATACCCCCAGGTAATCCTGCCCCAGTTCGGGGGTTATTGGATTGAGGATGTGGAGGCACCAGCAGGAACTCCATCTTCCTCAGAATCTAGTTTCTGTGAGGAGGAAGACGGAGGAGAGGGCATGAGCCCCGGTGGGGGGCACAGCTACCGTCTGGAGTGCAACAGCACAGCCCGTGCCTACCGCAAACACTTCTTGGGCAAG GAGCACATGAACTACTATTGCACCGGCAGCAGCATAGGCAACCTCATCATGTCCCTGAAACACGAAGAGGCTGAGGGACAGGAGTTCCTGCGCATCATGCTCAG GTCGAGGACCAAAACAGTTCACGATAGAATCTCTTTAGCAGGGCTCAACCAGCTGCCCAGTGTACCACAGATTGCCAAG gTCTTTTGTGATGATGCCACAGGGATGAAGTTCAACCCGGTCCTGTACCCACGG GGATCCCAGTTAATAGTGGCttatgatgaacatgaggtgaACAACACGTTCAAATTCGGAGTCATCTACCAGAAGTTTGGACAG ACATCAGAAGAGGAGCTATTTGGAAACAATGAGGAGACGCCAGCTTTCAAGGAGTTTCTCAGTATCTTAGGAGACACCGTTGAACTTCAAGATTTTAAAGG GTTCCGTGGTGGGCTGGACGTGTCCCATGGACAGACGGGGTCTGAATCTGTCTACACCGTCTTCAGACAGAGGGAGATTATGTTCCACGTGTCAACTAAGCTTCCCTTCACCGAGGGTGATGTTCAGCAG CTCCAAAGAAAAAGGCACATAGGAAACGACATTGTGGCCGCAGTCTTCCAAGAAGAGCCCACACCGTTTGTTCCGGACATGATCGCCTCCAACTTCCTGCACGCCTACGTCCTGGTGCAGGCTGAGAACCCCTGCACAGAGCACACGACATACAAG GTGTCTGTTACGGCGAGGGAAGATGTACCTTCATTTGGACCTCCCCTCCCAAACCCAGCCATCTTCAAGAAG GGTCCAGAGTTTCGAGACTTCCTGCTGACAAAGCTGATCAATGCTGAAAACGCCTGCTACAAATCTGACAAATTCGCCAAACTGGAG GGGCGAACACGAGCCGCGCTGCTGGACAATCTCCACGACGAGCTGCACAGACAGAGTCAAAGCGCGCTTGGTCTGGGCCAGGTCGGAGAGGAGGACAAGCTTGAGAACGGGGGACACGGAGGCCTGCTGGAGTCCTTCAAG AGAGCCATGCGGGTCAGGAGCCACTCCATGGAGACCATGGTAGGGTCTCACCGTCACAGGAGCCCCGGTGTAGGAGGTGGTGTTCCAGCCAGCCTCAGTGGTGGAGGTCTGCCGCAGAGCACCAGCGAATGCACAAAGAGCACCTTCACT CCTCCTGTACTCTCAGCCAAGTCTCCCCTGAAGAGCCCTGTAAAACGGCGCTCGGGTCTCTTCCCCCGTCTCCACTCCAGCACAGAAACCTCAGACAAACACACGCGTGG CGACCAAAAGTTTGCAGAGAGCTGCTCACTGTCCCAGGACGTGAAATCAGAGACGTCATCCAATCCGAGCTCACCTGAGATCTGTCCCAACAAAGAAAG GCCGTTTGTCAAGCTGAAGGAGTGCGGCGGCGGCAGGCAGAACATTTCTCGTTCTTCTTCCAGCAccagcagcttcagcagcacCACGGGAGAAACAGAAGCTCTGGAAGAACTGGAGACG GCCAGCCATCCATCCATAGCTTCTTCCTCTGCCTTCAGCCCCGCACTCAACATAGAAAGCCAAGGGTCCTGCACCCCTGTCATCATGTGCCGCAGTCCAACAG aTGGAAAAACTAAAACTTCACCGAGGTCAAACTTGAAGTTCCGCTTTGACAAAATGAGCCACTCATCCACGACT TCTGAGTAG
- the rap1gap2a gene encoding rap1 GTPase-activating protein 2a isoform X3 — translation MFSPACKGSAGEPRIDKSTLSALKARKQELLNISNVPLGECPPSPPRTAPPSMKSAEFFDMLEKMQDDYIPYPRIEDVLEKGGPYPQVILPQFGGYWIEDVEAPAGTPSSSESSFCEEEDGGEGMSPGGGHSYRLECNSTARAYRKHFLGKEHMNYYCTGSSIGNLIMSLKHEEAEGQEFLRIMLRSRTKTVHDRISLAGLNQLPSVPQIAKVFCDDATGMKFNPVLYPRGSQLIVAYDEHEVNNTFKFGVIYQKFGQTSEEELFGNNEETPAFKEFLSILGDTVELQDFKGFRGGLDVSHGQTGSESVYTVFRQREIMFHVSTKLPFTEGDVQQLQRKRHIGNDIVAAVFQEEPTPFVPDMIASNFLHAYVLVQAENPCTEHTTYKVSVTAREDVPSFGPPLPNPAIFKKGPEFRDFLLTKLINAENACYKSDKFAKLEGRTRAALLDNLHDELHRQSQSALGLGQVGEEDKLENGGHGGLLESFKRAMRVRSHSMETMVGSHRHRSPGVGGGVPASLSGGGLPQSTSECTKSTFTPPVLSAKSPLKSPVKRRSGLFPRLHSSTETSDKHTRGDQKFAESCSLSQDVKSETSSNPSSPEICPNKERPFVKLKECGGGRQNISRSSSSTSSFSSTTGETEALEELETASHPSIASSSAFSPALNIESQGSCTPVIMCRSPTDGKTKTSPRSNLKFRFDKMSHSSTTSE, via the exons GAAACAGGAGCTGCTGAACATCTCCAACGTCCCTTTAGGAGAATGTCCCCCATCACCACCCCGCACTGCACCACCCAGCATGAAG TCCGCAGAGTTCTTCGACATGCTGGAAAAGATGCAG gatGACTATATCCCCTACCCACGGATAGAAGAT GTCCTAGAGAAGGGTGGTCCATACCCCCAGGTAATCCTGCCCCAGTTCGGGGGTTATTGGATTGAGGATGTGGAGGCACCAGCAGGAACTCCATCTTCCTCAGAATCTAGTTTCTGTGAGGAGGAAGACGGAGGAGAGGGCATGAGCCCCGGTGGGGGGCACAGCTACCGTCTGGAGTGCAACAGCACAGCCCGTGCCTACCGCAAACACTTCTTGGGCAAG GAGCACATGAACTACTATTGCACCGGCAGCAGCATAGGCAACCTCATCATGTCCCTGAAACACGAAGAGGCTGAGGGACAGGAGTTCCTGCGCATCATGCTCAG GTCGAGGACCAAAACAGTTCACGATAGAATCTCTTTAGCAGGGCTCAACCAGCTGCCCAGTGTACCACAGATTGCCAAG gTCTTTTGTGATGATGCCACAGGGATGAAGTTCAACCCGGTCCTGTACCCACGG GGATCCCAGTTAATAGTGGCttatgatgaacatgaggtgaACAACACGTTCAAATTCGGAGTCATCTACCAGAAGTTTGGACAG ACATCAGAAGAGGAGCTATTTGGAAACAATGAGGAGACGCCAGCTTTCAAGGAGTTTCTCAGTATCTTAGGAGACACCGTTGAACTTCAAGATTTTAAAGG GTTCCGTGGTGGGCTGGACGTGTCCCATGGACAGACGGGGTCTGAATCTGTCTACACCGTCTTCAGACAGAGGGAGATTATGTTCCACGTGTCAACTAAGCTTCCCTTCACCGAGGGTGATGTTCAGCAG CTCCAAAGAAAAAGGCACATAGGAAACGACATTGTGGCCGCAGTCTTCCAAGAAGAGCCCACACCGTTTGTTCCGGACATGATCGCCTCCAACTTCCTGCACGCCTACGTCCTGGTGCAGGCTGAGAACCCCTGCACAGAGCACACGACATACAAG GTGTCTGTTACGGCGAGGGAAGATGTACCTTCATTTGGACCTCCCCTCCCAAACCCAGCCATCTTCAAGAAG GGTCCAGAGTTTCGAGACTTCCTGCTGACAAAGCTGATCAATGCTGAAAACGCCTGCTACAAATCTGACAAATTCGCCAAACTGGAG GGGCGAACACGAGCCGCGCTGCTGGACAATCTCCACGACGAGCTGCACAGACAGAGTCAAAGCGCGCTTGGTCTGGGCCAGGTCGGAGAGGAGGACAAGCTTGAGAACGGGGGACACGGAGGCCTGCTGGAGTCCTTCAAG AGAGCCATGCGGGTCAGGAGCCACTCCATGGAGACCATGGTAGGGTCTCACCGTCACAGGAGCCCCGGTGTAGGAGGTGGTGTTCCAGCCAGCCTCAGTGGTGGAGGTCTGCCGCAGAGCACCAGCGAATGCACAAAGAGCACCTTCACT CCTCCTGTACTCTCAGCCAAGTCTCCCCTGAAGAGCCCTGTAAAACGGCGCTCGGGTCTCTTCCCCCGTCTCCACTCCAGCACAGAAACCTCAGACAAACACACGCGTGG CGACCAAAAGTTTGCAGAGAGCTGCTCACTGTCCCAGGACGTGAAATCAGAGACGTCATCCAATCCGAGCTCACCTGAGATCTGTCCCAACAAAGAAAG GCCGTTTGTCAAGCTGAAGGAGTGCGGCGGCGGCAGGCAGAACATTTCTCGTTCTTCTTCCAGCAccagcagcttcagcagcacCACGGGAGAAACAGAAGCTCTGGAAGAACTGGAGACG GCCAGCCATCCATCCATAGCTTCTTCCTCTGCCTTCAGCCCCGCACTCAACATAGAAAGCCAAGGGTCCTGCACCCCTGTCATCATGTGCCGCAGTCCAACAG aTGGAAAAACTAAAACTTCACCGAGGTCAAACTTGAAGTTCCGCTTTGACAAAATGAGCCACTCATCCACGACT TCTGAGTAG
- the rap1gap2a gene encoding rap1 GTPase-activating protein 2a isoform X4: MLEKMQDDYIPYPRIEDVLEKGGPYPQVILPQFGGYWIEDVEAPAGTPSSSESSFCEEEDGGEGMSPGGGHSYRLECNSTARAYRKHFLGKEHMNYYCTGSSIGNLIMSLKHEEAEGQEFLRIMLRSRTKTVHDRISLAGLNQLPSVPQIAKVFCDDATGMKFNPVLYPRGSQLIVAYDEHEVNNTFKFGVIYQKFGQTSEEELFGNNEETPAFKEFLSILGDTVELQDFKGFRGGLDVSHGQTGSESVYTVFRQREIMFHVSTKLPFTEGDVQQLQRKRHIGNDIVAAVFQEEPTPFVPDMIASNFLHAYVLVQAENPCTEHTTYKVSVTAREDVPSFGPPLPNPAIFKKGPEFRDFLLTKLINAENACYKSDKFAKLEGRTRAALLDNLHDELHRQSQSALGLGQVGEEDKLENGGHGGLLESFKRAMRVRSHSMETMVGSHRHRSPGVGGGVPASLSGGGLPQSTSECTKSTFTPPVLSAKSPLKSPVKRRSGLFPRLHSSTETSDKHTRGDQKFAESCSLSQDVKSETSSNPSSPEICPNKERPFVKLKECGGGRQNISRSSSSTSSFSSTTGETEALEELETASHPSIASSSAFSPALNIESQGSCTPVIMCRSPTDGKTKTSPRSNLKFRFDKMSHSSTTSE; encoded by the exons ATGCTGGAAAAGATGCAG gatGACTATATCCCCTACCCACGGATAGAAGAT GTCCTAGAGAAGGGTGGTCCATACCCCCAGGTAATCCTGCCCCAGTTCGGGGGTTATTGGATTGAGGATGTGGAGGCACCAGCAGGAACTCCATCTTCCTCAGAATCTAGTTTCTGTGAGGAGGAAGACGGAGGAGAGGGCATGAGCCCCGGTGGGGGGCACAGCTACCGTCTGGAGTGCAACAGCACAGCCCGTGCCTACCGCAAACACTTCTTGGGCAAG GAGCACATGAACTACTATTGCACCGGCAGCAGCATAGGCAACCTCATCATGTCCCTGAAACACGAAGAGGCTGAGGGACAGGAGTTCCTGCGCATCATGCTCAG GTCGAGGACCAAAACAGTTCACGATAGAATCTCTTTAGCAGGGCTCAACCAGCTGCCCAGTGTACCACAGATTGCCAAG gTCTTTTGTGATGATGCCACAGGGATGAAGTTCAACCCGGTCCTGTACCCACGG GGATCCCAGTTAATAGTGGCttatgatgaacatgaggtgaACAACACGTTCAAATTCGGAGTCATCTACCAGAAGTTTGGACAG ACATCAGAAGAGGAGCTATTTGGAAACAATGAGGAGACGCCAGCTTTCAAGGAGTTTCTCAGTATCTTAGGAGACACCGTTGAACTTCAAGATTTTAAAGG GTTCCGTGGTGGGCTGGACGTGTCCCATGGACAGACGGGGTCTGAATCTGTCTACACCGTCTTCAGACAGAGGGAGATTATGTTCCACGTGTCAACTAAGCTTCCCTTCACCGAGGGTGATGTTCAGCAG CTCCAAAGAAAAAGGCACATAGGAAACGACATTGTGGCCGCAGTCTTCCAAGAAGAGCCCACACCGTTTGTTCCGGACATGATCGCCTCCAACTTCCTGCACGCCTACGTCCTGGTGCAGGCTGAGAACCCCTGCACAGAGCACACGACATACAAG GTGTCTGTTACGGCGAGGGAAGATGTACCTTCATTTGGACCTCCCCTCCCAAACCCAGCCATCTTCAAGAAG GGTCCAGAGTTTCGAGACTTCCTGCTGACAAAGCTGATCAATGCTGAAAACGCCTGCTACAAATCTGACAAATTCGCCAAACTGGAG GGGCGAACACGAGCCGCGCTGCTGGACAATCTCCACGACGAGCTGCACAGACAGAGTCAAAGCGCGCTTGGTCTGGGCCAGGTCGGAGAGGAGGACAAGCTTGAGAACGGGGGACACGGAGGCCTGCTGGAGTCCTTCAAG AGAGCCATGCGGGTCAGGAGCCACTCCATGGAGACCATGGTAGGGTCTCACCGTCACAGGAGCCCCGGTGTAGGAGGTGGTGTTCCAGCCAGCCTCAGTGGTGGAGGTCTGCCGCAGAGCACCAGCGAATGCACAAAGAGCACCTTCACT CCTCCTGTACTCTCAGCCAAGTCTCCCCTGAAGAGCCCTGTAAAACGGCGCTCGGGTCTCTTCCCCCGTCTCCACTCCAGCACAGAAACCTCAGACAAACACACGCGTGG CGACCAAAAGTTTGCAGAGAGCTGCTCACTGTCCCAGGACGTGAAATCAGAGACGTCATCCAATCCGAGCTCACCTGAGATCTGTCCCAACAAAGAAAG GCCGTTTGTCAAGCTGAAGGAGTGCGGCGGCGGCAGGCAGAACATTTCTCGTTCTTCTTCCAGCAccagcagcttcagcagcacCACGGGAGAAACAGAAGCTCTGGAAGAACTGGAGACG GCCAGCCATCCATCCATAGCTTCTTCCTCTGCCTTCAGCCCCGCACTCAACATAGAAAGCCAAGGGTCCTGCACCCCTGTCATCATGTGCCGCAGTCCAACAG aTGGAAAAACTAAAACTTCACCGAGGTCAAACTTGAAGTTCCGCTTTGACAAAATGAGCCACTCATCCACGACT TCTGAGTAG
- the rap1gap2a gene encoding rap1 GTPase-activating protein 2a isoform X5 produces MSQTGGRLHNKKAGIRAAVILIGLLHKSRKVKEKEREREESEGKQELLNISNVPLGECPPSPPRTAPPSMKSAEFFDMLEKMQDDYIPYPRIEDVLEKGGPYPQVILPQFGGYWIEDVEAPAGTPSSSESSFCEEEDGGEGMSPGGGHSYRLECNSTARAYRKHFLGKEHMNYYCTGSSIGNLIMSLKHEEAEGQEFLRIMLRSRTKTVHDRISLAGLNQLPSVPQIAKVFCDDATGMKFNPVLYPRGSQLIVAYDEHEVNNTFKFGVIYQKFGQTSEEELFGNNEETPAFKEFLSILGDTVELQDFKGFRGGLDVSHGQTGSESVYTVFRQREIMFHVSTKLPFTEGDVQQLQRKRHIGNDIVAAVFQEEPTPFVPDMIASNFLHAYVLVQAENPCTEHTTYKVSVTAREDVPSFGPPLPNPAIFKKGPEFRDFLLTKLINAENACYKSDKFAKLEGRTRAALLDNLHDELHRQSQSALGLGQVGEEDKLENGGHGGLLESFKALWTTALQFLQSVPGGALIVAVVAIAVYYLSVSL; encoded by the exons GAAACAGGAGCTGCTGAACATCTCCAACGTCCCTTTAGGAGAATGTCCCCCATCACCACCCCGCACTGCACCACCCAGCATGAAG TCCGCAGAGTTCTTCGACATGCTGGAAAAGATGCAG gatGACTATATCCCCTACCCACGGATAGAAGAT GTCCTAGAGAAGGGTGGTCCATACCCCCAGGTAATCCTGCCCCAGTTCGGGGGTTATTGGATTGAGGATGTGGAGGCACCAGCAGGAACTCCATCTTCCTCAGAATCTAGTTTCTGTGAGGAGGAAGACGGAGGAGAGGGCATGAGCCCCGGTGGGGGGCACAGCTACCGTCTGGAGTGCAACAGCACAGCCCGTGCCTACCGCAAACACTTCTTGGGCAAG GAGCACATGAACTACTATTGCACCGGCAGCAGCATAGGCAACCTCATCATGTCCCTGAAACACGAAGAGGCTGAGGGACAGGAGTTCCTGCGCATCATGCTCAG GTCGAGGACCAAAACAGTTCACGATAGAATCTCTTTAGCAGGGCTCAACCAGCTGCCCAGTGTACCACAGATTGCCAAG gTCTTTTGTGATGATGCCACAGGGATGAAGTTCAACCCGGTCCTGTACCCACGG GGATCCCAGTTAATAGTGGCttatgatgaacatgaggtgaACAACACGTTCAAATTCGGAGTCATCTACCAGAAGTTTGGACAG ACATCAGAAGAGGAGCTATTTGGAAACAATGAGGAGACGCCAGCTTTCAAGGAGTTTCTCAGTATCTTAGGAGACACCGTTGAACTTCAAGATTTTAAAGG GTTCCGTGGTGGGCTGGACGTGTCCCATGGACAGACGGGGTCTGAATCTGTCTACACCGTCTTCAGACAGAGGGAGATTATGTTCCACGTGTCAACTAAGCTTCCCTTCACCGAGGGTGATGTTCAGCAG CTCCAAAGAAAAAGGCACATAGGAAACGACATTGTGGCCGCAGTCTTCCAAGAAGAGCCCACACCGTTTGTTCCGGACATGATCGCCTCCAACTTCCTGCACGCCTACGTCCTGGTGCAGGCTGAGAACCCCTGCACAGAGCACACGACATACAAG GTGTCTGTTACGGCGAGGGAAGATGTACCTTCATTTGGACCTCCCCTCCCAAACCCAGCCATCTTCAAGAAG GGTCCAGAGTTTCGAGACTTCCTGCTGACAAAGCTGATCAATGCTGAAAACGCCTGCTACAAATCTGACAAATTCGCCAAACTGGAG GGGCGAACACGAGCCGCGCTGCTGGACAATCTCCACGACGAGCTGCACAGACAGAGTCAAAGCGCGCTTGGTCTGGGCCAGGTCGGAGAGGAGGACAAGCTTGAGAACGGGGGACACGGAGGCCTGCTGGAGTCCTTCAAG GCGTTGTGGACGACAGCTTTGCAGTTTCTGCAGTCAGTCCCAGGGGGCGCTCTTATTGTTGCTGTCGTGGCGATTGCTGTGTATTACCTTTCTGTGTCACTGTAA
- the rap1gap2a gene encoding rap1 GTPase-activating protein 2a isoform X1, with the protein MSQTGGRLHNKKAGIRAAVILIGLLHKSRKVKEKEREREESEGKQELLNISNVPLGECPPSPPRTAPPSMKSAEFFDMLEKMQDDYIPYPRIEDVLEKGGPYPQVILPQFGGYWIEDVEAPAGTPSSSESSFCEEEDGGEGMSPGGGHSYRLECNSTARAYRKHFLGKEHMNYYCTGSSIGNLIMSLKHEEAEGQEFLRIMLRSRTKTVHDRISLAGLNQLPSVPQIAKVFCDDATGMKFNPVLYPRGSQLIVAYDEHEVNNTFKFGVIYQKFGQTSEEELFGNNEETPAFKEFLSILGDTVELQDFKGFRGGLDVSHGQTGSESVYTVFRQREIMFHVSTKLPFTEGDVQQLQRKRHIGNDIVAAVFQEEPTPFVPDMIASNFLHAYVLVQAENPCTEHTTYKVSVTAREDVPSFGPPLPNPAIFKKGPEFRDFLLTKLINAENACYKSDKFAKLEGRTRAALLDNLHDELHRQSQSALGLGQVGEEDKLENGGHGGLLESFKRAMRVRSHSMETMVGSHRHRSPGVGGGVPASLSGGGLPQSTSECTKSTFTPPVLSAKSPLKSPVKRRSGLFPRLHSSTETSDKHTRGDQKFAESCSLSQDVKSETSSNPSSPEICPNKERPFVKLKECGGGRQNISRSSSSTSSFSSTTGETEALEELETASHPSIASSSAFSPALNIESQGSCTPVIMCRSPTDGKTKTSPRSNLKFRFDKMSHSSTTSE; encoded by the exons GAAACAGGAGCTGCTGAACATCTCCAACGTCCCTTTAGGAGAATGTCCCCCATCACCACCCCGCACTGCACCACCCAGCATGAAG TCCGCAGAGTTCTTCGACATGCTGGAAAAGATGCAG gatGACTATATCCCCTACCCACGGATAGAAGAT GTCCTAGAGAAGGGTGGTCCATACCCCCAGGTAATCCTGCCCCAGTTCGGGGGTTATTGGATTGAGGATGTGGAGGCACCAGCAGGAACTCCATCTTCCTCAGAATCTAGTTTCTGTGAGGAGGAAGACGGAGGAGAGGGCATGAGCCCCGGTGGGGGGCACAGCTACCGTCTGGAGTGCAACAGCACAGCCCGTGCCTACCGCAAACACTTCTTGGGCAAG GAGCACATGAACTACTATTGCACCGGCAGCAGCATAGGCAACCTCATCATGTCCCTGAAACACGAAGAGGCTGAGGGACAGGAGTTCCTGCGCATCATGCTCAG GTCGAGGACCAAAACAGTTCACGATAGAATCTCTTTAGCAGGGCTCAACCAGCTGCCCAGTGTACCACAGATTGCCAAG gTCTTTTGTGATGATGCCACAGGGATGAAGTTCAACCCGGTCCTGTACCCACGG GGATCCCAGTTAATAGTGGCttatgatgaacatgaggtgaACAACACGTTCAAATTCGGAGTCATCTACCAGAAGTTTGGACAG ACATCAGAAGAGGAGCTATTTGGAAACAATGAGGAGACGCCAGCTTTCAAGGAGTTTCTCAGTATCTTAGGAGACACCGTTGAACTTCAAGATTTTAAAGG GTTCCGTGGTGGGCTGGACGTGTCCCATGGACAGACGGGGTCTGAATCTGTCTACACCGTCTTCAGACAGAGGGAGATTATGTTCCACGTGTCAACTAAGCTTCCCTTCACCGAGGGTGATGTTCAGCAG CTCCAAAGAAAAAGGCACATAGGAAACGACATTGTGGCCGCAGTCTTCCAAGAAGAGCCCACACCGTTTGTTCCGGACATGATCGCCTCCAACTTCCTGCACGCCTACGTCCTGGTGCAGGCTGAGAACCCCTGCACAGAGCACACGACATACAAG GTGTCTGTTACGGCGAGGGAAGATGTACCTTCATTTGGACCTCCCCTCCCAAACCCAGCCATCTTCAAGAAG GGTCCAGAGTTTCGAGACTTCCTGCTGACAAAGCTGATCAATGCTGAAAACGCCTGCTACAAATCTGACAAATTCGCCAAACTGGAG GGGCGAACACGAGCCGCGCTGCTGGACAATCTCCACGACGAGCTGCACAGACAGAGTCAAAGCGCGCTTGGTCTGGGCCAGGTCGGAGAGGAGGACAAGCTTGAGAACGGGGGACACGGAGGCCTGCTGGAGTCCTTCAAG AGAGCCATGCGGGTCAGGAGCCACTCCATGGAGACCATGGTAGGGTCTCACCGTCACAGGAGCCCCGGTGTAGGAGGTGGTGTTCCAGCCAGCCTCAGTGGTGGAGGTCTGCCGCAGAGCACCAGCGAATGCACAAAGAGCACCTTCACT CCTCCTGTACTCTCAGCCAAGTCTCCCCTGAAGAGCCCTGTAAAACGGCGCTCGGGTCTCTTCCCCCGTCTCCACTCCAGCACAGAAACCTCAGACAAACACACGCGTGG CGACCAAAAGTTTGCAGAGAGCTGCTCACTGTCCCAGGACGTGAAATCAGAGACGTCATCCAATCCGAGCTCACCTGAGATCTGTCCCAACAAAGAAAG GCCGTTTGTCAAGCTGAAGGAGTGCGGCGGCGGCAGGCAGAACATTTCTCGTTCTTCTTCCAGCAccagcagcttcagcagcacCACGGGAGAAACAGAAGCTCTGGAAGAACTGGAGACG GCCAGCCATCCATCCATAGCTTCTTCCTCTGCCTTCAGCCCCGCACTCAACATAGAAAGCCAAGGGTCCTGCACCCCTGTCATCATGTGCCGCAGTCCAACAG aTGGAAAAACTAAAACTTCACCGAGGTCAAACTTGAAGTTCCGCTTTGACAAAATGAGCCACTCATCCACGACT TCTGAGTAG